The Rubrivirga sp. SAORIC476 genome contains a region encoding:
- a CDS encoding response regulator transcription factor, with the protein MTLPVSVSSPTRILVVDDHPIVRQGLDRLVAAESDLQVVAEAATADGALEAIDEGGVDFVILDIGLKQGSGLDVIGQIRARRADLPILVLSMHQERFYAERVLRSGAQGYVMKQGDPAEIVPAIRRILSGDLYLSAGLADELVRRAVEGPDASRPPSEELSDRETEVVRLIGDGLSTREVAHELNLSVKTVESYRANVKRKLGLRSGSELARFAYDWTSRSMGVTAG; encoded by the coding sequence ATGACTCTCCCTGTCTCTGTGTCGTCCCCGACCCGCATCCTCGTGGTGGATGATCACCCGATCGTGCGTCAGGGCCTCGACCGGCTGGTCGCTGCCGAATCGGACCTCCAGGTCGTCGCCGAGGCCGCCACGGCGGACGGCGCTCTGGAGGCGATCGACGAGGGGGGCGTCGACTTCGTGATCCTCGACATCGGTCTGAAGCAGGGCTCCGGGCTCGACGTGATCGGCCAGATCCGCGCGCGTCGCGCCGACCTGCCCATCCTCGTCCTCTCGATGCACCAGGAGCGGTTCTATGCCGAGCGCGTGCTGCGGTCGGGCGCTCAGGGCTACGTCATGAAGCAGGGCGACCCGGCTGAGATCGTGCCTGCCATCCGCCGCATCCTGAGCGGCGACCTCTACCTCAGCGCGGGCCTCGCCGACGAACTCGTCCGCCGGGCGGTCGAGGGCCCCGACGCCAGTCGGCCGCCGTCGGAGGAACTCTCCGACCGCGAGACCGAGGTGGTGCGCCTGATCGGCGACGGCCTGTCGACGCGCGAGGTGGCCCACGAACTGAACCTCTCCGTCAAGACCGTCGAGAGCTACCGCGCCAACGTCAAGCGCAAGCTCGGCCTCCGGAGCGGCTCCGAGCTGGCGCGGTTCGCCTACGACTGGACGAGCCGGTCGATGGGCGTTACGGCGGGATAG
- a CDS encoding Glu/Leu/Phe/Val dehydrogenase, which translates to MQTPFKRDIESRAIYQEPTPPIDKDNPFQSMMERFDVAAELLELDSGLYDVLRSPSRIHITSIPVVMDDGSLKVFEGYRVIHSEVLGPSKGGIRFAPDVHVDEVKALAAWMTWKCAVVGVPFGGAKGGVTCDPSTMSPGEVERLTRRYTANLIDVFGPDKDIPAPDMNTNEQVMAWLLDTYSMHARRTETAVVTGKPLLIGGSEGRREATGRGVMTTTLGAMNRLGMRPGQSTVAVQGFGNVGSVAAQLLREQGCTIVAVSDVSGGYYNAKGIDIDAAIAYADTHGRSLAGFEGAEPISNEELLALDVDVLAPCAKENQITAKNAGDVKAKIVAEGANGPTTPNADTILNDNGVLVIPDILANAGGVTVSYFEWVQDRQGYFWTKDRVNRRLDRMMRAAFDRVYDAAERYDTSMRIGAYVIAIEKVAGALKMRGIYA; encoded by the coding sequence ATGCAGACCCCCTTCAAGCGCGACATCGAGAGCCGCGCGATCTACCAGGAGCCCACCCCGCCCATCGACAAGGACAACCCGTTCCAGTCGATGATGGAGCGGTTCGACGTCGCCGCCGAGTTGCTCGAACTCGACTCGGGCCTCTACGACGTGCTCCGGTCCCCCTCGCGCATCCACATCACCAGCATCCCGGTCGTCATGGACGACGGCTCGCTGAAGGTGTTCGAGGGCTACCGCGTGATCCACTCCGAGGTCCTCGGGCCCTCCAAGGGCGGCATCCGCTTCGCGCCCGACGTGCACGTGGACGAGGTCAAGGCGCTGGCGGCGTGGATGACCTGGAAGTGCGCCGTCGTCGGCGTGCCGTTCGGGGGCGCCAAGGGCGGCGTCACGTGTGACCCCAGCACGATGTCGCCCGGCGAAGTCGAGCGCCTCACCCGGCGCTACACGGCCAACCTGATCGACGTGTTCGGGCCGGACAAGGACATCCCGGCGCCCGACATGAACACCAACGAGCAGGTCATGGCCTGGCTGCTCGACACCTACTCGATGCATGCCCGTCGTACCGAGACGGCCGTCGTGACCGGCAAGCCGCTGCTCATCGGCGGCTCCGAGGGACGGCGCGAGGCCACCGGCCGCGGCGTCATGACGACGACGCTCGGCGCGATGAACCGCCTCGGCATGCGTCCCGGCCAGTCGACGGTCGCCGTGCAGGGCTTCGGCAACGTCGGCTCCGTCGCGGCACAGCTGCTCCGCGAGCAGGGCTGCACCATCGTCGCGGTGAGCGACGTCTCGGGCGGCTACTACAACGCCAAGGGCATCGACATCGACGCCGCGATCGCCTACGCCGACACGCACGGCCGCTCGCTGGCGGGCTTCGAGGGCGCCGAGCCGATCTCCAACGAGGAGCTGCTCGCGCTCGACGTGGACGTGCTCGCGCCGTGTGCCAAGGAGAACCAGATCACCGCCAAGAACGCGGGCGACGTGAAGGCAAAGATCGTCGCCGAGGGCGCCAACGGCCCGACGACCCCCAACGCCGACACGATCCTCAACGACAACGGCGTGCTCGTCATCCCGGACATCCTCGCCAACGCGGGCGGCGTCACGGTCTCCTACTTCGAGTGGGTCCAGGACCGCCAGGGCTACTTCTGGACCAAGGACCGCGTCAACCGCCGCCTGGACCGCATGATGCGCGCCGCCTTCGACCGCGTCTACGACGCCGCCGAGCGCTACGACACGTCGATGCGGATCGGCGCGTACGTGATCGCCATCGAGAAGGTCGCCGGGGCGCTCAAGATGCGCGGCATCTACGCCTAG
- a CDS encoding molybdenum cofactor biosynthesis protein B, which produces MSADTHRRLSRDTPVTCAVVTISDTRTEADDTSGKALADGLRAAGHTLEFYRIVPDDGEAIRAVLLHLAGRVEAVVTTGGTGIGRRDRTIEVAERLIQKPLPGFGELFRMLSYQDIGAAAMMSRATAGLFGPEDADADTLLFCCPGAEPAVRLALDALIVPDLPHLVWEVLRQPPPPPSRPLEFPVDPAAPGSV; this is translated from the coding sequence ATGTCCGCTGATACCCACCGCCGCCTCTCCCGGGACACTCCCGTCACGTGCGCCGTCGTGACCATCTCCGACACGCGCACCGAGGCGGACGACACGAGCGGCAAGGCCCTCGCCGACGGGCTGCGCGCGGCCGGGCACACGCTCGAGTTCTACCGGATCGTGCCGGACGACGGCGAGGCCATCCGGGCGGTGCTCCTCCACCTCGCGGGCCGCGTGGAGGCGGTCGTGACCACGGGAGGGACCGGCATCGGACGACGGGACCGGACCATCGAGGTCGCCGAGCGGCTCATCCAGAAGCCCCTCCCGGGGTTCGGGGAGTTGTTCCGGATGCTCTCATACCAGGACATCGGCGCCGCAGCCATGATGTCGCGCGCGACCGCCGGACTGTTCGGCCCGGAAGACGCCGACGCCGACACGCTCCTGTTCTGCTGCCCCGGCGCCGAACCCGCCGTCCGTCTCGCCCTCGACGCGCTCATCGTGCCCGACCTTCCGCACCTCGTGTGGGAGGTGCTGCGTCAGCCCCCGCCGCCGCCGTCGCGGCCCCTTGAGTTCCCCGTCGACCCGGCCGCGCCTGGCTCAGTCTAG
- the yidD gene encoding membrane protein insertion efficiency factor YidD, with protein sequence MTRAFDLIWRLPRLALVGVVRFYQGAISPWLPPTCRYSPTCSEYAVQALREYGAVRGGILATWRILRCNPWGGHGHDPPRWFGEPAPGTDDPTSG encoded by the coding sequence ATGACGCGAGCCTTCGACCTGATCTGGCGCTTGCCGCGGCTGGCCCTCGTAGGGGTCGTCCGGTTCTACCAGGGCGCGATCTCGCCGTGGCTCCCGCCGACCTGCCGGTACTCGCCGACGTGCTCCGAGTACGCCGTGCAGGCCCTCCGCGAGTACGGAGCCGTCCGCGGCGGCATCCTGGCGACGTGGCGCATTCTGCGCTGCAACCCGTGGGGCGGCCACGGCCACGACCCGCCGCGCTGGTTCGGCGAGCCCGCGCCCGGAACGGACGACCCGACGAGTGGGTGA
- the pyk gene encoding pyruvate kinase produces MPRPTPRRTKIVCTLGPAVSSREGVRALIGAGMDVARLNFSHGSHDDHRRMIEIVREEAAAVGRIVPVMQDLQGPKIRLGLVAEDTQISNGDSLVLTSERVKEGTAQRVHVSYDALAEEVAVGNRILLDDGNLELRVTRIDGPDVHTEVVVGGALRSRKGVNLPALKTARPSLTDKDLADLAFGLEHDVDLIALSFVRSGADVDDINRRIRAAGKAIPVIAKVEKPEAVADFDAVLEATYGVMVARGDLGIEIPMQEVPIVQKRLIRKCLEASKPVITATQMLESMMDNPRPTRAEATDVANAVLDGTDAVMLSGETAAGKYPIEAVRVMAEIVREAEANRRDLGGRQALVAVTDTDDPVTDAISYTAVTLASETQAEAICCLTHSGSTARAIASHRPAVPIYAFTDDGAALGHIALSWGVEPIEIPFQEHTDDGIRTVHQTLLDRGDYLPSTRIIITAGLPLPAMGRTNMVHVSSLGEDHL; encoded by the coding sequence ATGCCCCGACCGACTCCTCGTCGCACCAAGATCGTCTGCACCCTCGGCCCGGCCGTCTCGTCGCGTGAGGGCGTGCGGGCCCTGATCGGGGCCGGCATGGACGTGGCCCGGCTGAACTTCTCCCACGGGAGCCACGACGACCACCGCCGGATGATCGAGATCGTCCGGGAGGAGGCCGCCGCGGTCGGGCGGATCGTGCCCGTCATGCAGGACCTGCAGGGCCCCAAGATCCGCCTCGGGCTCGTGGCCGAGGACACCCAGATCTCCAACGGCGACTCGCTGGTGCTGACCAGCGAGCGGGTCAAGGAGGGGACCGCCCAGCGCGTCCACGTGAGCTACGACGCGCTCGCGGAGGAGGTCGCCGTCGGCAACCGGATCCTCCTGGACGACGGCAACCTCGAACTCCGCGTCACGCGGATCGACGGGCCCGATGTCCACACCGAGGTGGTCGTGGGCGGAGCGCTCCGCAGTCGCAAGGGGGTCAACCTCCCGGCCCTCAAGACCGCCCGGCCGTCGCTCACCGACAAGGACCTCGCCGACCTCGCCTTCGGGCTCGAGCACGACGTCGACTTGATCGCGCTCTCGTTCGTCCGCTCGGGGGCCGACGTGGACGACATCAACCGCCGCATCCGCGCCGCGGGCAAGGCCATCCCGGTGATCGCGAAGGTCGAGAAGCCCGAGGCCGTCGCCGACTTCGACGCCGTCCTGGAGGCTACCTACGGGGTCATGGTGGCCCGAGGCGATCTCGGCATCGAGATCCCGATGCAGGAGGTGCCGATCGTCCAGAAGCGGCTCATCCGCAAGTGCCTCGAGGCGTCCAAGCCGGTCATCACGGCGACCCAGATGCTGGAGTCGATGATGGACAACCCGCGCCCGACGCGCGCCGAGGCGACCGACGTCGCGAACGCGGTGCTCGACGGGACCGACGCGGTCATGCTGTCCGGCGAGACGGCGGCGGGGAAGTATCCCATCGAGGCGGTCCGCGTGATGGCCGAGATCGTGCGGGAGGCGGAGGCCAACCGCCGCGACCTCGGCGGGCGGCAGGCACTCGTGGCCGTCACCGACACCGACGACCCCGTCACGGACGCCATCTCGTACACGGCCGTCACGCTCGCCAGCGAGACCCAGGCCGAGGCGATCTGCTGCCTGACCCACTCCGGCTCGACCGCCCGTGCCATCGCGAGCCACCGGCCGGCGGTCCCGATCTACGCCTTCACCGACGACGGTGCGGCGCTCGGCCACATCGCCCTCTCGTGGGGCGTCGAGCCCATCGAGATCCCGTTTCAGGAGCACACCGACGACGGCATCCGGACGGTCCACCAGACCCTGCTCGACCGCGGCGACTACCTCCCGAGCACGCGCATCATTATCACGGCGGGTCTCCCGCTCCCGGCGATGGGGCGGACCAACATGGTCCACGTGTCGTCGCTCGGCGAGGACCATCTGTAG
- a CDS encoding 3-oxoacyl-[acyl-carrier-protein] synthase III C-terminal domain-containing protein, whose amino-acid sequence MTPRAYLSVRPLPFGYHLDQAAGVEWMKAALRRAAAEDESIDADRAIRYYDIVSRRSSIENRYSAIDDYTHQDWDRMALHAPATGEDGLPAPWHQAPLDRRMALYCETAEQVARDAFAADDAPPDIAMQVSCTGYDSPSAVQRALADRGWSGDVRVLTVGHMGCYAALPAVATAADVVTAEAGRKADGDARATLVDIEFCTLHHYPATTDPEQIVQQCLFADGAIRIDVTAQPGEATFALIDHSEAMIPDTLGEMTWRPASDGFRMTLSRAVPDHIKANVAGVIEAFLARHGLAVEDVDVWAIHPGGPRVIESTAEALGVDHAVKARHSHDVLRERGNMSSTTLPHIWDRIAQDETIASGAVVCSVAFGPGLTVATNLLQKV is encoded by the coding sequence ATGACTCCTCGCGCCTACCTCTCCGTCCGACCGCTGCCGTTCGGATACCACCTCGATCAGGCCGCCGGGGTCGAGTGGATGAAGGCCGCCCTCCGTCGGGCCGCGGCTGAGGACGAGTCGATCGACGCCGACCGCGCGATCCGGTACTACGACATCGTCTCACGGCGGTCGAGCATCGAGAACCGCTACTCGGCCATCGACGACTACACGCACCAGGACTGGGACCGGATGGCGCTCCACGCTCCCGCGACGGGCGAGGACGGCCTTCCGGCGCCGTGGCATCAGGCGCCGCTGGACCGCCGGATGGCGCTCTACTGCGAGACCGCCGAGCAGGTCGCCCGCGATGCCTTCGCCGCCGACGACGCGCCGCCGGACATCGCGATGCAGGTCTCGTGCACCGGCTACGACAGCCCCTCCGCGGTGCAGCGGGCACTGGCGGATCGCGGCTGGTCGGGCGACGTCCGCGTGCTGACGGTCGGTCACATGGGCTGCTACGCCGCGCTCCCGGCCGTCGCGACCGCGGCCGACGTGGTGACCGCCGAGGCGGGGCGCAAGGCCGACGGCGACGCCCGCGCCACCCTTGTGGACATCGAGTTCTGCACGCTCCACCACTACCCAGCGACGACCGACCCCGAGCAGATCGTCCAGCAGTGCCTCTTCGCCGACGGCGCGATCCGCATCGACGTGACGGCCCAGCCGGGCGAGGCGACGTTCGCGCTGATCGACCACAGCGAGGCCATGATCCCGGACACGCTCGGCGAGATGACGTGGCGCCCCGCCTCGGACGGGTTTCGGATGACGCTCAGCCGCGCCGTGCCAGATCACATCAAGGCGAACGTCGCGGGCGTGATCGAGGCGTTCCTCGCCCGTCACGGCCTTGCCGTCGAGGACGTGGACGTGTGGGCCATCCATCCGGGCGGCCCGCGGGTGATCGAGAGCACCGCCGAGGCGCTCGGGGTGGACCACGCCGTCAAAGCGCGTCACAGCCACGACGTGCTCCGCGAGCGCGGCAACATGTCGTCCACGACGCTGCCCCACATCTGGGACCGGATCGCACAGGACGAGACCATTGCGTCGGGCGCGGTCGTCTGCTCGGTGGCCTTCGGTCCGGGGCTGACGGTGGCGACGAACCTGTTGCAGAAGGTCTGA
- a CDS encoding DinB family protein: MTPLPAYDANDPAAYVASRLALVGDRDPVPLLAAAPDRIADAVTHLSDNAARRPEAPGAWSVLQVVRHLADSEVVYGYRLRLLVAADPGRIPDIPGYDQEAWAERLSYLRGTLDEAVEDYVAGRRMTIRFLRTLTETDWTREGHHSERGIESVRQIVTLLAAHDMGHEQQIVRIRETLGA, encoded by the coding sequence ATGACCCCGCTCCCCGCCTACGACGCCAACGACCCGGCCGCCTACGTGGCCTCCCGCCTGGCGCTCGTCGGCGACCGCGACCCGGTCCCGCTGCTGGCCGCCGCGCCCGACCGCATCGCGGACGCCGTGACGCACCTGTCGGACAACGCCGCTCGCCGTCCGGAGGCCCCCGGCGCGTGGTCCGTGCTCCAGGTCGTCCGCCACCTCGCCGACTCGGAGGTCGTCTACGGCTACCGCCTCCGCCTGCTCGTCGCCGCCGACCCCGGCCGCATCCCCGACATTCCGGGCTACGACCAGGAGGCCTGGGCCGAGCGCCTCTCGTATCTGCGCGGCACACTCGACGAGGCCGTCGAGGACTACGTGGCGGGGCGCCGCATGACCATTCGCTTCCTCCGCACTCTCACCGAGACCGACTGGACGCGCGAGGGGCACCACAGCGAGCGCGGCATCGAGAGCGTCCGCCAGATCGTGACGCTGCTGGCGGCGCACGACATGGGCCACGAGCAGCAGATCGTCCGCATCCGGGAGACGCTCGGCGCCTGA
- a CDS encoding RNA methyltransferase, whose product MTRQQLKDLAALTRSRARREHGRFLVEGLRSVEAAVQASAPLEAVLVTAEAADDPRLGRLVAQTDAEVHTIAARDLERIGDARTSQGVLAVARSVVRDDLDSLEAPLLLLDGVQDPGNVGALVRTAAWFGIRTVVGDTATADFESPKAVRASMGGIWDVALARVPSLVPVLGRLAEAAVTAWGADLGGTSVGEWGPGASAALVMGSEAHGLSPEVSDWLRRQPPVGSRFVFIPGVEGGQPRGVESLNVAVAGAVLMSRWLG is encoded by the coding sequence GTGACTCGACAGCAACTCAAGGACCTCGCCGCGCTCACGCGGAGCCGTGCCCGGCGGGAGCATGGGCGCTTCCTCGTCGAGGGGCTCCGGTCAGTGGAGGCGGCGGTGCAGGCCTCCGCACCGCTGGAGGCCGTCCTCGTCACTGCTGAGGCCGCCGACGACCCCCGCCTCGGGCGGCTCGTGGCCCAGACCGACGCCGAGGTGCACACGATCGCCGCGCGCGATCTCGAGCGCATCGGGGACGCTCGGACCTCGCAGGGCGTCCTCGCCGTCGCCCGCTCCGTGGTCCGCGACGATCTCGACTCCCTCGAGGCGCCTCTGCTTCTGCTCGACGGCGTCCAGGACCCCGGCAACGTCGGCGCGCTGGTGCGGACGGCGGCCTGGTTCGGGATTCGCACGGTCGTGGGAGACACGGCCACGGCGGATTTCGAGTCTCCCAAGGCCGTCCGCGCGTCGATGGGGGGGATCTGGGACGTGGCGCTGGCCCGCGTGCCGTCGCTCGTCCCGGTGCTCGGCCGCCTGGCCGAGGCGGCCGTGACCGCGTGGGGCGCCGACCTCGGGGGGACGTCGGTGGGCGAATGGGGGCCGGGCGCGTCGGCAGCGCTCGTCATGGGCAGCGAGGCGCACGGACTGTCGCCGGAGGTCTCCGACTGGCTTCGTCGGCAGCCCCCTGTGGGGAGCCGGTTCGTGTTCATCCCTGGCGTCGAGGGGGGCCAGCCGCGGGGCGTCGAGTCGCTCAACGTGGCGGTCGCGGGCGCCGTCCTGATGTCGCGCTGGCTGGGATAG
- the lipA gene encoding lipoyl synthase encodes METARPAARRPGEVALKQAPVAADLAIESEGDGFALELPVVQKPQVANRPGGRPKWLRAKLPYGETFRDVQKTIEEFDLHTVCSSARCPNMGECWSAGTATFMILGNVCTRGCSFCAVLTGRPEQKELDMDEPRRVAEAARLMGLQHVVVTSINRDDREDGGAPVFAETIRLVHAQGQTIEVLIPDMRGVRSALETVFEARPEVLNHNVETVPRLYRRVRPQADYQRSLDVIQLAKTEYGLRTKSGIMVGLGETQDEVVSLMADFAAHGVDVMTIGQYLQPTRHHLPVEEFVHPDVFAWYKEQGEALGIEHVESGPLVRSSYHAERHV; translated from the coding sequence ATGGAGACCGCCCGCCCCGCTGCCCGCCGACCCGGAGAGGTCGCCCTCAAGCAGGCCCCCGTCGCCGCCGACCTCGCCATCGAGTCCGAAGGCGACGGCTTCGCCCTCGAACTGCCCGTCGTCCAGAAGCCGCAGGTCGCCAACCGGCCCGGCGGACGCCCGAAGTGGCTCCGCGCCAAGCTGCCCTACGGCGAGACCTTCCGCGACGTTCAGAAGACGATCGAGGAGTTCGACCTGCACACCGTCTGCTCGTCCGCCCGCTGTCCCAACATGGGCGAGTGCTGGAGCGCGGGCACGGCGACGTTCATGATCCTGGGCAACGTCTGCACGCGCGGCTGCTCGTTCTGCGCCGTGCTCACGGGCCGCCCCGAGCAGAAGGAGCTCGACATGGACGAGCCCCGCCGCGTCGCCGAGGCGGCCCGCCTGATGGGCCTCCAGCACGTCGTGGTGACCTCCATCAACCGCGACGACCGCGAGGACGGCGGCGCGCCGGTCTTCGCCGAGACCATCCGCCTGGTGCATGCCCAGGGCCAGACCATCGAGGTGCTGATCCCCGACATGCGCGGTGTGCGCTCGGCGCTGGAGACCGTCTTCGAGGCCCGCCCGGAGGTCCTCAACCACAACGTCGAGACCGTCCCGCGCCTGTACCGCCGCGTCCGCCCCCAGGCCGACTACCAGCGGTCGCTCGACGTGATCCAGCTCGCCAAGACCGAGTACGGCCTCCGCACCAAGTCCGGCATCATGGTCGGCCTCGGCGAGACGCAGGACGAGGTCGTGAGCCTCATGGCCGACTTCGCGGCGCACGGCGTCGACGTGATGACCATCGGCCAGTACCTCCAGCCGACGCGCCATCACCTGCCGGTTGAGGAGTTCGTCCACCCGGACGTGTTCGCGTGGTACAAAGAGCAGGGCGAGGCCCTCGGCATCGAGCACGTCGAGAGCGGCCCGCTCGTGCGGAGCTCCTACCACGCCGAGCGACATGTTTAG
- the lat gene encoding L-lysine 6-transaminase: protein MQILSDATRKALPASADVRGILGRHILADGFDIVLDMEESRGARLRDATTGRDYIDFFTFYASNPLGMNHDGLAGDSHEAVGFRDRLMDAALNKVANSDVYTPHFARFVETFGRVGIPAELPHAFFVSGGALAVENALKVAFDWKVRKNRAKGYSGERGSKVLHFREAFHGRSGYTMSLTNTDPNKVAGYPKFDWPRISNPKIRGGGVEMREEIALRQARQAFMDHPDEIACIILEPIQGEGGDNHFRPEFLQGLRDLADEQDALLIFDEVQTGVGLTGAFWAWQGLGVTPDIIAFGKKTQVCGILAGPRVDEVDGNVFQTSSRINSTWGGNLVDMVRFDRILEVIEAEDLIGNVNTQGAHLMARLGAMEERFEGVTDARGRGLFCAFDLPDTASRNAVLKAAYDEGLMALGCGPRSIRFRPALTISQADLDAGLEILEGALVTSLEG, encoded by the coding sequence ATGCAGATCCTCTCCGACGCCACGCGCAAAGCGCTTCCAGCCTCCGCCGACGTGCGCGGCATCCTCGGCCGCCACATCCTGGCCGACGGCTTCGACATCGTCCTCGACATGGAGGAGAGCCGGGGGGCGCGGCTCCGCGACGCGACGACGGGGCGCGACTACATCGACTTCTTCACGTTCTACGCCTCGAACCCGCTGGGCATGAACCACGACGGGCTAGCGGGCGACTCGCACGAGGCGGTCGGCTTCCGGGACCGGCTCATGGACGCGGCGCTCAACAAGGTGGCCAACTCGGACGTCTACACGCCGCACTTCGCGCGCTTCGTGGAGACGTTCGGGCGGGTGGGCATCCCGGCGGAGCTGCCGCACGCCTTCTTCGTCTCGGGCGGCGCGCTGGCCGTCGAGAACGCGCTCAAGGTGGCGTTCGACTGGAAGGTGCGGAAGAACCGCGCGAAGGGCTACTCGGGCGAGCGCGGCTCGAAGGTGCTCCACTTCCGCGAGGCGTTCCACGGGCGGAGCGGCTACACGATGTCGCTGACGAACACGGACCCGAACAAGGTCGCGGGCTACCCCAAGTTCGACTGGCCGCGTATCTCGAACCCCAAGATCCGGGGCGGCGGCGTGGAGATGCGGGAGGAGATCGCGCTGCGGCAGGCGCGGCAGGCGTTCATGGACCACCCGGACGAGATCGCGTGCATCATCCTGGAGCCGATCCAGGGCGAGGGCGGTGACAACCACTTCCGGCCCGAGTTCCTGCAGGGCCTCCGCGATCTGGCGGACGAGCAGGACGCGCTGCTGATCTTCGACGAGGTCCAGACGGGCGTCGGCCTGACGGGCGCCTTCTGGGCGTGGCAGGGCCTCGGCGTGACGCCGGACATCATCGCCTTCGGCAAGAAGACGCAGGTGTGCGGCATCCTGGCCGGGCCGCGGGTGGACGAGGTGGACGGCAACGTCTTCCAGACGTCGAGCCGCATCAACTCGACGTGGGGTGGCAACCTGGTGGACATGGTCCGCTTCGACCGCATCCTCGAGGTCATCGAGGCGGAGGACCTGATCGGCAACGTCAACACCCAGGGCGCGCACCTCATGGCCCGCCTCGGAGCGATGGAGGAGCGGTTCGAGGGCGTCACCGACGCGCGCGGCCGGGGGCTGTTCTGCGCGTTCGACCTGCCCGACACGGCGTCGCGCAACGCGGTCCTGAAGGCGGCCTACGACGAGGGGTTGATGGCGCTGGGTTGCGGCCCGCGCTCGATCCGCTTCCGACCGGCGCTGACGATCTCGCAGGCCGACCTGGACGCGGGACTGGAGATCCTGGAGGGGGCGCTGGTGACCAGCCTGGAGGGGTAG
- a CDS encoding DUF4864 domain-containing protein: protein MQLAPIALAALMIAAGVLVTAQSRADPQPSADLRPAEVVRIQVEALQHNDDPTPDAGIATTFRFASPSNKAATGPLDRFARMVHGPAYDDMLDADRAAYAPIAIDGDRAAQRVTLFHDDGRRATYVFQLSRQVGGSCDGCWMTDGVAREAPHQSRTTRI from the coding sequence CTCGCCGCTCTCATGATCGCCGCGGGCGTGCTGGTAACCGCCCAGTCGCGCGCAGACCCGCAGCCGTCTGCCGACCTCCGTCCTGCCGAGGTGGTCCGCATCCAGGTCGAGGCGCTCCAGCACAACGACGACCCCACGCCCGACGCGGGCATCGCGACCACATTCCGGTTCGCGTCGCCGTCCAACAAGGCCGCCACCGGCCCCCTCGACCGCTTCGCGCGGATGGTGCATGGACCGGCCTACGACGACATGCTGGACGCCGACCGTGCGGCGTACGCGCCCATCGCCATCGACGGCGACCGCGCTGCCCAGCGCGTCACGCTCTTTCATGACGACGGGCGGCGCGCGACGTACGTGTTCCAGCTCTCCCGCCAGGTGGGCGGATCGTGCGACGGCTGCTGGATGACCGACGGCGTCGCCCGCGAGGCGCCACACCAGAGTAGAACGACCAGGATCTGA
- the ubiG gene encoding bifunctional 2-polyprenyl-6-hydroxyphenol methylase/3-demethylubiquinol 3-O-methyltransferase UbiG encodes MPEINNAFYDDLGHRWFEDDGHAIALLRAEGRLKLAYTHEVLARHGIGPGARVLDVACGGGLIALPLAEAGYRVEGIDLSGNSLEEARRRVPEGADATFRVGDATALEAEDATYDAVLLFDMLEHVEDQAGVIAEAARVVKPGGVVLFNTFNRTPLAWLVAVKGFKFVVREAPDHIHVWRLFLPPTDLADLAAPHGLTVEEVHGVRPTLDGAFGRSLLRRRVDPAFSFTTVRSLAVGYMGTAVRS; translated from the coding sequence ATGCCAGAGATCAACAACGCCTTCTACGACGACCTCGGCCACCGCTGGTTCGAGGACGACGGGCACGCGATCGCGCTGCTGCGGGCGGAGGGGCGGCTGAAGCTGGCGTACACGCACGAGGTGCTCGCGCGGCACGGCATTGGGCCGGGCGCCCGCGTGCTGGACGTGGCGTGCGGCGGCGGCCTGATCGCGCTCCCGCTGGCCGAGGCGGGCTACCGGGTCGAGGGCATCGACCTGTCGGGGAACTCGCTGGAAGAGGCGCGGCGGCGCGTCCCCGAGGGCGCCGACGCCACGTTCCGGGTAGGCGACGCGACGGCGCTGGAGGCCGAGGACGCGACGTACGATGCGGTGCTGCTGTTCGACATGCTGGAGCACGTCGAGGACCAGGCGGGCGTGATCGCCGAGGCCGCGCGGGTCGTGAAGCCGGGTGGCGTGGTGCTGTTCAACACGTTCAACCGGACGCCGCTTGCGTGGCTCGTCGCGGTGAAGGGTTTCAAGTTCGTCGTCCGCGAGGCGCCGGATCACATCCACGTCTGGCGCCTGTTCCTGCCGCCAACCGACCTGGCGGACCTCGCCGCGCCGCATGGGCTGACGGTCGAGGAGGTCCACGGCGTCCGCCCGACGCTGGACGGGGCGTTCGGCCGGTCGCTGCTGCGCCGTCGCGTGGATCCGGCGTTCTCGTTCACGACGGTCCGCTCGCTGGCGGTCGGCTACATGGGGACGGCCGTGCGGTCCTGA